The DNA segment GAATATTGGCAGACGCATTCCCCCCTAATGCAACCATACGCGCCACGGGTGCTGTTGGGGGGTTGAGCATGAGCCAGAATAAACTGGCCAATTGCCAACATAACCAGCTCACCAAGATAAACAATATCCACGGAGCAATCGAATCAGTTTTTGTAAGATCAAATCGCGGACGCGCAAAAGATGGACGATGCTTGACAAAACGTTTGATCATTGTGCGGCCCCCAATGCTGCTAAAGGCTGCCGTGTTGAAATCACCGCCGTATCCAATCCTGCTTGTCCATGGTAGCCCGCAACATTGAGCAATAAACGCTGTGTGAGTTGGACATCCAGCATCATGTCTTTCTGAGTAGCGCTGTTTGTAGATAGATAGAGATCACCCATCCGCTCCTTTTGCCCATTCGTCATCGCAAGATGCAAACGATCGTGATCGTCATTTAACACGCCACGCAGCGGAGGTAATGTAGCGCGTTCAGTATGGCCTTCATAAGGGTAGCCAATTAATCCACCGCCCCAGTTAAGCTCACCTTGGACCGAAGAAAATCCTTTCATATCTTGCTGAACAAAGGCGATGTCTTTAAAAATGATTGGGCTTGCTGGCCACTGCCAAGGCATTAGGGCTTGTAACGTATCAGACTCAATACGACCACTGAGCTCATCGACTTGCAAACGTTTCGAACTTCGGGTCAATATCCCATGAAGATGTGTATCGCCTGTTTTAATATCGACATCAGCACTCAGACGTAATAACAGAAACATCCACGGGCGAACTTGCCAAGACACAACGCCTTGCACATTTTGATAATGCCAATCCCCTTGACCCCGCCAAATGTTCCCGCTCACATTATCAAGATAAGGGTTATTGGGTAATGCGCGCGCTAAAATCCATGCTGCGGGTAATTGCAGCATGATAAAAAATGACAACAGCACTGCCGCCAGAATCCACCAACGCCAGCTCGGCCTATTTTTCTTCCCTATTTGCGCAACTCGAGTCACAAACCACTCATCCAATATGAATTCAAAATAATCCCTGATTATGCGCAATAATTATGACAAACAAAATCCCCGCGACAGTAAGATTTGCCTATCAGTTGCCGATCAACACTAAACTACAACAGCAAATCGCTCATTAAAACAACAAATCAATCCATTTAGATTGGTCACCATATCCTTATCTGATCTTTTTATAAACCTACAGGCAAAAAAACACCCGAAAGATCGGGCGTTTTTTTTAGACATCATAGAGGTGCAAACAGGATTCTTAGATTAAGAAGTCTTCTTTCTTGGCACCCGCATTAATTTTCGCTGCAAGCCAGCGTGGCGGTTTACCGCGACCCGTCCATGCTTCTGCAGGATTTTGTGGATTGCGATAACGTGCTTCTACTGGCTTACGCACTGTAGACGTACGGCGCGATCCACGGGTACGCCCCGCTTCAACCAACTCATCCAGCGTCATATTTAAACTTGCTGCGATTGCTTCAATTTGTGCATAACCATTTTTAATGGCATCAACTTGCTTTACTTCAACCAAGCTTTTGGCCTGATTAATGACTCGCTCAAGTTCCGCAACCGATAATTGACTTAAATCAGTACTCATAACATTTCCCCATCTCTTAAAACAGCCAATAAAATCATTTGATTCTTTTGATCTATTTGTTTAATTATAACGAATATATATCGAGACCAAAAAAATCTCCTGACGCATAATATCAAAAGGCTAAAAATAAATCTATATTATAATTTCCATTTATACACTCCGCTGACAGAACATCTTATTTACGAGGGAAATTATGGAGAACTTCTCCATAATTTCACATCTTCCCCCTCAGAGATGAATTAAGTCTATTAATAAAACGCGATGAGTATAAAGCATCTAAGCAAAACCATATTACACCTAGATGCACAGATGCACGGCTTGAATCTTAAGCACGCCTTGACAGCATAGACATACGCGCTGTAATACAAACGTCTGAGCAACAAATATGATTAAAACCCTTATCCGTATAAATTGAGTTAATTAATACTTTTTTTAACAATCAGATTATCTTAAATTATTTATATTAATACAGACTAGTCTGTCTATTAATTTCACCAACTTCATCACAATTAAATACAAAAAATTGAACCATTAAATATGAGGATAAATGGCGAGGACGATTAACATACCAGAGTATGTCAATAACAATGCAGATCAGCAGCATGAACGGATAGATACTGATGTTTAGATGGAAACAATTAGGTAGAACTTCTCATATCTGGAGAAGTATTCGTCTCTATATAAATCGACGACCAACTTGAATGGCGAAGATATAAGCATACTTGTTTACGCAATCACATAAAAAAG comes from the Aquirhabdus parva genome and includes:
- the gspN gene encoding type II secretion system protein N — its product is MTRVAQIGKKNRPSWRWWILAAVLLSFFIMLQLPAAWILARALPNNPYLDNVSGNIWRGQGDWHYQNVQGVVSWQVRPWMFLLLRLSADVDIKTGDTHLHGILTRSSKRLQVDELSGRIESDTLQALMPWQWPASPIIFKDIAFVQQDMKGFSSVQGELNWGGGLIGYPYEGHTERATLPPLRGVLNDDHDRLHLAMTNGQKERMGDLYLSTNSATQKDMMLDVQLTQRLLLNVAGYHGQAGLDTAVISTRQPLAALGAAQ
- a CDS encoding H-NS histone family protein → MSTDLSQLSVAELERVINQAKSLVEVKQVDAIKNGYAQIEAIAASLNMTLDELVEAGRTRGSRRTSTVRKPVEARYRNPQNPAEAWTGRGKPPRWLAAKINAGAKKEDFLI